The sequence TAGACAATATAATGGCATTCACATTGACTGTCGTTGGTTCTCGCCTAGAATAATTTGGAAATGAGAATGTGTAGTGCAATTAATTGCCACCTTGTGTCATTGACTTACAAATTAATCAAGACGACTGTGCCGTCGGTGTCCAATTTCGTCCACTAGATTGTCTTAGTAAGAGAGGACACGCAAATTTCAATCTAAGTAGGTCCCGGCTAACCAAGCCTACCCTTTGTCCCGTATATAATCTGCATATCTGCCATTTGAAAGTCACTTGAGAAAGCCTGGATAGACGGTTGTTGCATAAGCTTGCAGCCTAGAAATTGTAAATGGCGAGAAGTCGAGAAGGTGACCGCCAACTATTTTTTACGCAGAAGAGAGTCTAGTCTAGCTTTCTGAGAAAGCGTACAGGACGTGTGGAGCGCAGAGTGTCGTACGCGTGTTGCAGTAGACGGGCTATACTCATGGCTCTGACTTATTCATATATATTGTTGAAGCTGGATATGTTATATGTGCGCCAGCTACCTATCTAGGGGTGTCAAACACCTGCGGTAGTCTAATTCGCATCACCTTACTGTACAGTCGAGCCTCTAGCGATAGCGCGAGCTGTTGGGTACGACTCATCACCTGCTCATATTTGTTCATGGATGTAGAGATTGAAGCTCAGTTGAAGGAGGACTGGCGACGACAGCGCGATGTGAGTCGCGAAATAGACGCCCAGCTTCGTGCAGAAAGAAAGGCTCAACGAAACCATGTGAAACTTCTTCTTCTCGGTTAGTAACAGGTGTAGAAATGACTAGATGTTGGAATgagttgtgatgtgtgtgtgaaggaaGCGGAGAGTCAGGAAAGAGTACTTTTGTCAAGCAGATGAGAATTATACATGGCAAGGGGTATTCTGAAGCTGACAGAATGGAGTTTCGAACTCCTATCTTTGAGAACATTGTCAGCTCAATGCAGGCAACATTAGAAGCTATGAAGCGCCTATCGATTGATGTAACTGACAAGTCTCTGGAGGTAAGACTCTGTCTTGTATGGCATGTGTTTCCATGGATGAAAAGGGCCATTTTGTATTTCACAGGTGCAGATGGAAAAGGTGTTAACTGTTGACAAATTTAGTAGGGTGACTAGGATGGGTGATGAGGTTGTGGAAGCAATAGAGAAATTGTGGGCGGATGATGGGGTGCAAAAGTGTGTGAGTAGGAGGAGGGAGTTTCAGCTTAGCGATTCTACAGAATAGTAAGAATGAAACTGCAGGAGTTGACCTTTGGTATTTCGGTTTCTCAACTTGATTATGGTTTCATCTGATTATTTTTAGTTACATGAAACACATTAGAAGAATTGGTTCGTCTAGTTATGTCCCTACTATTACCGATGTGCTGAGGGTTCGAGTGCCTACAACAGGAGTAATCGAATATTTGTTTCAAATGGACGACAAAGTTGTCTTCAGGTTGGTAGTGATATTTCAACATGTTGTGTTAACAAGTCTGTTGTTTTCATAAAACTTGTAAtaagacagataaacaaaggTAACCATAGACATAGAGACTAACAGACATGTGGATTACAGTATAGGCAGACGAAGAGGTCGATTGATTGATTGTAACACAGATGCTTATGTTTTGTGATGTCAGGCTAAACACATTGGTGTAAACTTTCCATTGTGAGCGCACACTCAGACTTCACAACAACTTACTCACACAGTCGTCTGTCATTCTAGATTGTTCTTAGATTGCAAACAACAGATTAACTTGCATGTTCCTAAGGCTAGCTTATCAGGCGATCACAGAGTATTCTTGAATTACGTGTTGGTTGCTCATTAGAAGGTATTTCCTAAGGTATTTATATTCTTATTAACATGAGATCTCTATTTACACTTATTTTCCTCTTATTCAACTGTTGTCATGTGTgctaaatgtttaattaacaaactgtGTGCTGATAAAGAGTAATAATGGATACAGGGAGAGGGTCCAACAGGCCCCGGGCCCTCTCCCTCGTTGCCATTTGCTGTTAACTTACCAGAGTAAGAAATTGTGTCGTTACTTGCAATGACGCAAAATGTTGTTGGATATACAAAGCTGATGActgatttgatatcaaaaacaTTATTCTCTTAGTTTGATAGAATCTGCCCGTGTGGTGTAAGCCTCCAGCTGAGAGATGTCTGAAGCAGTAGAGCATGTTGTTCATCTAAGAAACTGAAGCTTCCAAGGAACTAGTCAATTGGGTCGTTCTGCAtccaataaatataaaattatcAATGTATTTTACAAAACTGGGTGGTGTGGTTTTGCCATGGGCATGGTTGTACACCCTTACCCTTTCAAATGCTGGATCCACACCTAGATACAAATCTTGTTGCCAAGACTATTCCATTTTTTGTCTTGTTAGACCTTGGAAGTCTGCAGTTGGGTTAGTATTAGTACATTAATGCATTCAGTTAATTCATTTATGCTTCTTCGAAATGATATTGGAACAAGCTGTTGAAAAACTGAATAATGGCATTCGAATGGAAGCAGAAATTATTACAAGCCCGTTGTCTATTTATGCGTGTTTAGTATTAATTAGAGGGGTCACGTTTTGGTTGCCGTGTTTATGTAGGGTCTAGTTACCTGCAGAGTGAAACCTTATGGTTTCTGTATAGGTCTTAGTGTTAGTGTCCTTTCAGATCGTATGCAAGAGAGCGAGTGAGCCAGGTTAGTATTGGTGCTCACGTGGATCGTGAGTTGTGAGAACAATGGTCACCAACGTCTTGAGGCATCAGATATATGAAGGAAAATGAGACAATAAGGATCTCAAAACAGAACTATTAAGGTGGAATGtgaaatattaatttttggaTATTTTGTAAGttacataaaatattaattattttttatatattttgatATTCCATTAATGTGAGTTGTGTAAGCCAAATTTATattgttttaaagtatttcaaACCCCGGGCTAgatatttattgttatatattctatttattttattaaaagTAATCTGTGTTTGAgtcaaattaaaattatatttttgaTAGTAATTTATGTAAAATATTAAgtttcatatattttatgtatttttaaaCATGATTTGTTTAagccaaatttaaattttattgttttataattcatgtactgtacaacatAATCGATTCATTAAAATGTAATTAAGTGCCTAAGTTCCACCTACAGAGTGaactctacacacacacacacacacacacacacacacacacacacacacacacacacacacacacacacacacacacacacacaccatgcacacacacacacacacacacacacacacacacacttatgtTTTTAACCACTTGGAGACATCCTTGTTTTTGTAtctatgtttgtgtctgtca is a genomic window of Corticium candelabrum chromosome 11, ooCorCand1.1, whole genome shotgun sequence containing:
- the LOC134186724 gene encoding guanine nucleotide-binding protein subunit alpha-11-like yields the protein MARSREEIEAQLKEDWRRQRDVSREIDAQLRAERKAQRNHVKLLLLGSGESGKSTFVKQMRIIHGKGYSEADRMEFRTPIFENIVSSMQATLEAMKRLSIDVTDKSLEVQMEKVLTVDKFSRVTRMGDEVVEAIEKLWADDGVQKCVSRRREFQLSDSTEYYMKHIRRIGSSSYVPTITDVLRVRVPTTGVIEYLFQMDDKVVFRVIDVGGQKAERRKWIHCFDNVTAIIFLVSLIEYDLTVAEAEGENRMQDSLKLFHSIVGNKLFQHMPVIVMFNKTDLLQEKIKKSNVQKYLPDYTGPAKDSEAVRNFIRDKYLSLNVGLNGEPTKREMYPYFTCATDTEAMKFIISAVKDIILQKLLSRVGML